Proteins found in one Cellulomonas palmilytica genomic segment:
- a CDS encoding GNAT family N-acetyltransferase: MTTLPGGLELRTARPSDLDQIGALLVDRGEEPDALDHRLVVEGALGWDACAVVVDGDRVVSTATLLDETVRVGDVVLAAGQVELVATDREYEGRGLVRALMGWAHDRSRERGHLLQVMIGIPYFYRLFGYEYAIDIPRARALRELPPPEPGEATTGSVLREATTADLPALVALQDAAQAEYDVAMPHPAERWRWLLAHEASTTRVLERDGVVVASARTGVPDDGLLVAEAAAADMAAADEFLVALRGLGEPLTIVHRPLTVPGRAWAERLEPAGSDATQYYARLERPELVLDALRPVLTARLRAAGLGRDVVISTFGRHYRLPWSADTGLGPVEVGGPMQAPGVAQGAGVAPDRLPALLLGQLGIEGLARLHPDVYAPDAEFFGALFPPLTADLLTYYLPW, encoded by the coding sequence ATGACGACGCTGCCCGGAGGGCTCGAGCTGCGTACGGCCCGGCCGTCCGACCTCGACCAGATCGGTGCGCTGCTCGTCGACCGGGGCGAGGAGCCTGACGCGCTGGACCACCGGCTCGTCGTGGAGGGCGCGCTCGGGTGGGACGCGTGCGCCGTCGTCGTGGACGGGGACCGCGTGGTCTCGACCGCGACGCTGCTCGACGAGACGGTCCGCGTCGGCGACGTGGTGCTGGCGGCGGGTCAGGTCGAGCTGGTGGCGACGGACCGGGAGTACGAGGGCCGTGGCCTGGTCCGTGCACTGATGGGCTGGGCGCACGACAGATCGCGTGAGCGCGGGCACCTGCTGCAGGTGATGATCGGGATCCCGTACTTCTACCGGCTGTTCGGCTACGAGTACGCGATCGACATCCCCCGGGCCCGAGCGTTGCGCGAGCTGCCGCCACCCGAGCCCGGCGAGGCGACGACCGGATCGGTGCTCCGCGAGGCGACGACCGCCGACCTCCCGGCGCTCGTCGCGCTGCAGGACGCGGCGCAGGCGGAGTACGACGTGGCGATGCCGCACCCGGCGGAGCGTTGGCGCTGGCTGCTGGCGCACGAGGCGAGCACGACGCGCGTCCTCGAGCGGGACGGGGTCGTCGTCGCGTCGGCGCGGACGGGGGTTCCCGACGATGGGCTGCTGGTCGCGGAGGCGGCCGCGGCGGACATGGCGGCGGCGGACGAGTTCCTCGTCGCACTGCGCGGGCTCGGTGAGCCGCTGACCATCGTGCACCGGCCGCTCACGGTGCCCGGACGCGCGTGGGCGGAGCGGCTCGAGCCCGCGGGGTCGGACGCGACGCAGTACTACGCGCGCCTGGAGCGCCCCGAGCTCGTGCTCGACGCGCTGCGACCGGTGCTCACGGCGCGCCTGCGCGCCGCAGGGCTCGGCCGGGACGTCGTGATCTCGACGTTCGGCCGCCACTACCGGCTTCCGTGGAGCGCGGACACCGGGCTCGGCCCGGTCGAGGTCGGCGGTCCCATGCAGGCGCCCGGCGTCGCCCAGGGCGCGGGTGTGGCCCCGGACCGTCTTCCCGCCCTGCTCCTCGGACAGCTCGGCATCGAGGGCCTGGCCCGCCTCCACCCCGACGTGTACGCACCGGACGCCGAGTTCTTCGGTGCCCTGTTCCCACCGCTCACGGCTGACCTCCTGACCTACTACCTGCCGTGGTGA
- a CDS encoding VanW family protein: protein MAVGEKDGGTSTISGSARERARVALGPAAWRLRREWQWRQAGVRARLDRVPVDGFEHTVATHRTPIFRELAGVDRRLQENKAVNLAIAAGRLDGCVLRPGQRMSFWRLVGRPSRRRGFKVGLVLRQGEVDEGVGGGLCQMTNLLYWMTVHSPLTVVERWRHTYDVFPDNGRTQPFGSGATCSWPVLDLQLENRTAATFRLSLTVDETHLVGAWTSDRAPLHTYEVYEADHVMTNDLPGVFTRRNVLRRRVLDADGHEVDDELLAVNEGRLMYQPFLGSGDVPRAVRTLEAG from the coding sequence GTGGCGGTGGGTGAGAAGGACGGCGGCACGTCCACGATCAGCGGGTCCGCGCGCGAGCGTGCGCGCGTGGCGCTCGGGCCGGCGGCCTGGAGGTTGCGTCGCGAGTGGCAGTGGCGGCAGGCGGGCGTCCGGGCGCGGTTGGACCGTGTGCCCGTGGACGGGTTCGAGCACACGGTCGCGACGCACCGCACCCCGATCTTCCGCGAGCTGGCCGGCGTCGACCGGCGGCTGCAGGAGAACAAGGCGGTGAACCTGGCGATCGCGGCCGGGCGGCTGGACGGCTGCGTGCTGCGGCCGGGTCAGCGGATGTCGTTCTGGCGGCTCGTCGGCAGGCCCAGCCGCCGGCGTGGGTTCAAGGTCGGCCTGGTCCTGCGGCAGGGTGAGGTCGACGAGGGTGTCGGCGGCGGGCTGTGCCAGATGACCAACCTCCTGTACTGGATGACCGTGCACTCCCCGCTGACCGTGGTGGAGCGCTGGCGGCACACCTACGACGTCTTCCCGGACAACGGGCGCACGCAGCCGTTCGGCAGCGGCGCGACGTGCTCGTGGCCGGTGCTCGACCTGCAGCTCGAGAACCGCACGGCTGCGACGTTCCGGCTCTCGCTCACGGTCGACGAGACCCACCTCGTCGGGGCGTGGACCAGCGATCGGGCGCCGCTGCACACGTACGAGGTGTACGAGGCCGACCACGTCATGACGAACGACCTGCCAGGTGTGTTCACCCGGCGCAACGTCCTGCGGCGACGCGTGCTCGACGCCGACGGGCACGAGGTGGACGACGAGCTCCTCGCGGTCAACGAAGGTCGCCTCATGTACCAGCCGTTCCTGGGCTCCGGCGACGTCCCGCGTGCGGTGCGGACGCTCGAGGCGGGGTGA
- a CDS encoding DUF2332 domain-containing protein, with product MDPVTHLGTAPVARAYRAFAEREARGTSPTYEAWALGISEDDEVVALLESLPAPKRQPNLVLAAARLHGAAGGYDALRSTLLTRWDQVATTIRTRATQTNEAGRCATLLPFLATLPQPLALLEVGASAGLCLLPDRYSYRYDDGTALDPADGPSPVVLPCTLGPGVAPPRQMPEVAWRAGIDLAPVDVTDADACAWLEILVWPEHDERRDRLGAALAIARAQPPRVVAGDLLDLVVPLASEAPPDATLVVLHSAVLAYLDPQARARFVDLVRTLPGHWLSNEGALVLPGTAALVSDGTERSFVVCVDGSPQAYADPHGRALTGLGPRVG from the coding sequence ATGGATCCCGTCACGCACCTCGGCACGGCACCGGTCGCCCGGGCCTACCGGGCGTTCGCGGAGCGAGAGGCGCGCGGGACGTCACCGACGTACGAGGCGTGGGCGCTCGGCATCAGCGAGGACGACGAGGTCGTCGCCCTGCTCGAGTCGCTGCCCGCACCCAAGCGGCAGCCGAACCTCGTCCTCGCCGCGGCCCGCCTGCACGGCGCCGCGGGCGGCTACGACGCGCTGCGCTCGACGCTCCTGACGCGGTGGGACCAGGTCGCCACGACGATCCGCACGCGAGCGACGCAGACGAACGAGGCGGGCCGGTGCGCGACGCTGCTGCCGTTCCTCGCCACGCTTCCCCAGCCGCTCGCGCTCCTGGAGGTCGGGGCGTCGGCCGGGCTTTGCCTCCTGCCCGACCGCTACTCCTACCGGTACGACGACGGCACCGCGCTCGACCCCGCCGACGGTCCGTCCCCCGTGGTGCTGCCGTGCACGCTCGGGCCGGGAGTCGCGCCCCCGCGGCAGATGCCGGAGGTCGCCTGGCGGGCCGGCATCGACCTCGCGCCCGTCGACGTCACCGACGCCGACGCGTGCGCCTGGTTGGAGATCTTGGTGTGGCCCGAGCACGACGAGCGCCGGGACCGGCTGGGCGCCGCCCTCGCGATCGCCCGCGCGCAGCCCCCGCGCGTCGTCGCCGGCGACCTGCTCGACCTCGTCGTGCCGCTCGCGTCCGAGGCACCGCCCGACGCCACGCTCGTCGTCCTGCACTCCGCCGTGCTCGCCTACCTCGACCCGCAGGCGCGCGCCAGGTTCGTCGACCTGGTGCGCACCCTGCCCGGGCACTGGCTCAGCAACGAGGGCGCGCTCGTGCTGCCGGGCACCGCAGCGCTCGTCTCGGACGGGACGGAGCGCTCGTTCGTCGTCTGCGTCGACGGCTCGCCGCAGGCGTACGCCGACCCGCACGGGCGGGCGCTCACGGGCCTCGGACCGCGCGTCGGCTGA